DNA from Elephas maximus indicus isolate mEleMax1 chromosome 18, mEleMax1 primary haplotype, whole genome shotgun sequence:
tctgcttccataaagatttacagccaggGAAATcccatagggaagttctactctgtcctatagggtcactatgagacagaatttgctcaacagcaatgagtattAGGTAAGGATAAGTCCTTTCAATAAACAAAGGAGTCAGGGCAGTCCTACCTATTAACCAACTGACCTGCCCCATTGCACATGGGCTCCTATGTCCTCCAGACAAAGTGATTACTTCGGCATCAGAATGCCACcttctgggtgcccatggtcccccgCTTTGTTTTCTACACCCAGAAGATCTGCCGAGTTTTTGTGTCACAGAATCATTCCTTAAACAATTTAGGAACTTAGATATTAATACTTACTTTTTATTTGCACATTTGTCCTCTGTGAGGGTCAAAACATTTAATCTGTTTAAGCATGTGAGTCCTGAAGAAACTCTAAAAGGGTCAAAACATTTAATCTGTTTAAGCATGTGAGTCCTGAAGAAACCCTACCTATAGTTAAATCCTCAACTCTAAAACTTTTTAGCTATTCACCTTTGCCTGTTGTGGTACTTTtcaaaaatttaatataaaacAGAGATAGTGATAGCATTCACATCACAGGAGCAAATGATATGTAAAGCACCTAATGAATTGGCTGCAGGTAGAAAGCACTCCATCAACATGAATTATTTATATACTATTATATATGCAAAATATGTCTAAAAGGTAAATGCACATAGGTCCCTTGACCCAACTCTCTGATTGGATAAGCCATAAACATTACATTCCTTTATGTAGCTCAAAACTGTATTTACActcaactccaaaatcaaaaccaaacccttactgtcaagtcaattcctactcataacgatcCCATGGAACAGAGtaaaatttccccatagggtttccaaacagcagctggtggatttgaacagccaaccttttggttaacagctaaatgTTTAACTAccgccccaccagggctccctctaacCTCCTTAGCATCTTAAATATCCATTATAATACCTAATGGGTACTCCACCCCTTCCCAAACATAATGAATATGTTTTCATCCACTTCCTTTATAATACTATTTTGTATCCTGTGTGTAACCCAATTCGGCACTTCCTTAATGATTTTATATTCATCATTCTTGGAATATTTTTACACTATGATCCTTCTAGGTTGTCCCCTCTCTGCCATTGACTCCTTGTCCTCACTATTGACCATTCTCTATGCCACCACTTTGTGGTTTCCTGGTTTCATCGAGGGTCTTTAGGTGTAATGCCTACCCTCCCATAATATGGAAATGTGCCTGTCTGTAACATTGTTCTGGACctttttatttgctcagcagttCTCCACGTACTTGAAGGAAATAATTTAGTATTTGCTTTACTGCTTATGAACGAGGCCCTTAAGGGGCCATTAAAAGCTTACACACTATAAATTTAATAGTAGAttacttttttaaagtatttggACTGAAATTTCTATCttcttaataagaaaaaaaaaatttttttttttttttttcttagctaatATAAAGTCCACTTACATGAGGCACTCCATACTCATCCAGCCTGTAAAGAGAGCCAAGCAGAGTTATTTTTCCATAAAACTCATTTGATTATTATGGAGTATCATGATTATACGATGGTGTCTTTATCTTTTATGCGCCATTCATATCTTGCATATTAGCTGTTACCAGACATAAGCACATGCTTTATAATATTGCAAGCCACTTTAGCAAGGGCTGAGAAAAGAATCACAGTAAAATTTAATACTGTAaacagaaagaacaaaaagaaatgtatttcgGCATACTGTAAATGACCCTCTGAGTCACAAATTATGCTGGCAATGATGAGCAACTGTTTTGAGCGTGCAACAATTATCTGAAATCCAAGACAGAACACTAAACTGGCTTCTGGCTATAAGATACAAGTATGCATATTTAAGCTGGTGTTAATCTATCTGATTGAAATCAGACAATGCACTAAGGAGGTATTCTTATGCAAATTGTGTATAGAAATTATAGTATTAACGTTGGCTGTCAGAACATCACACCCACAGGGCGACAGTGCATAAGCCCTCTAGGCCAGGAGACGACATTCAGACACGCTCTGACACAGACAACAAACAAATCAGAAATAACATTAGCACAATTGTGCAGCTGCTACCTTGGAATCTTCTCTTCctggtctactctgtcttatcatGTGACTCTCCTTATCCAGCTACTTGGTCTACCCCACTGGCCTCTGCTCTCCAGGTCTCCACCAAGATAGGTCTCTGTGAACTCTCAGGAGACCTGCTCTAATCCCACCAGCAGCCAGACATGATTCTTTTTCCAGAGAACTGTCTAGGAAGTCAATGGCTTCCAATCTCTCAATTGTAGATCTAGTTGTTCCCAAAATTCTTCCGCCACCTAAatgaccagttgccatcgagttgattctgtcttTTAATATGGACCAGTCTACAGGCCTGACTTCAATAGGTCAGCTTAGTAACTCTTCACACACCTACAGGAAATGCTGCTTTCTATCACGTTCATTTAGTACAAACCCTATTTCGGAAATTAGCTGGCCACCAGCTGCCTCGTTTCTCCCAGAGAAACATGCtatttcatctgacatcagcaatgatatgcctcattccatgtcatcttctgaatccagcttgaatttctagcagctcCCTGTCAGTGTACAGCTGcaaccttttctgaattattgcagaaaaattttaccttcatatttaatagtttccacattctattgaatcacctttttttagaatgggcacaaatatgtatctcttccagttggttgcccaAGCAACCTGACCAAGTTATTAttcttttatatcttctttggtcaTGTCACAAACATGTTATGAGGCGTTAGTGTATCATCCATAAACGTACTTTCAGACCAGTATAGATTCACAAGAATGTAACATAAAGCAATGAGAAGGATTTTGGCAGAATTTCCTAATGTATGAAAATTTTAAGTATAACATTTTATCTTTCTCAAAGTCTGTgagcatatatatgcatatgttcaGATGCATAATaaagatattttattgtgttgACATTCTCAGAAGGAgcccagtggctcagtggttaagcacttgactgctaaccaaaaagtcaacagctcaaacccaccagctgctacttggcagaaagatgtggcagtctgcttcggtaaagattacagtcttggaaaccctatgggacagttctgctctgtcctatagggtggctatgagtcagaatcgtctcaacAGCAACACGTTTGATGTTCTCAGAGGGaaattttcaaattaatttaCCAAAAAAGTGGCTGTCCTTGTTTAGAAAATTCTGTACCTGTtgattggtctattttattttttgtacccAAAATCTTAACTTTAAAGTTGAATTATCTCTATTTTTAGAATAGTATGTATACAAAGttacaaaagaaatgcaaaaaatatatatatttttaaaaaattgtagttTTTAGGTAATTTTTAGACTAGTATACTGAGTTTGAGAAGTTGTTAACCAACTGAGATTAATAGTGGCCTTAGTAGACTGTTATCATCTCCTCAGTAAAATAAAATGCCTACAGGAGGGAAGGAAGACACCTTAGAACACTCAGAGCCAGAATGATTCAGGGAAGTTGGTAGAGACTGGTCGTATTGGAGAATTTGTGCTAAGGAGAGAACCTGGCTAACGTATGTGGTTTTAGCATCCctaatgtgattgaaaacagaCAATGTTAACATACCACTGAAATGTAAAATTACACCCAGACCTCTGGCTAAGCTAACTGGGCACACTTTCCAGCTGTGGTAATCCTGTTGCTTTGTGTgacgagaagaaaacaaacacacattCACACAAGAGGACCACAGAAATTGTCCAGGAAGTCCCCACACTAAAGCCAAAATGGCTATCTTCATGTCCACACACTAGTTTAAAAGACTCTAGGTATGACTATGAGTGTGGTTATGATTAACTTGGGGGTTATACTTAATTATGAAAGAGATATTTATATTCATTCAACATGCATTAAAAGTAACTGAAAAAACAattattttgcatgcatatattcACTTTGAACATATAAGTAAAAATGATAAGTttgaatgattttattttttccttcattttagaaataatttctgAGCAACCATTATGTGTCAAAACCTGGATAAAAGCAGGTTAAGCACCATTGCTGACCCTGAGAAACTTCTGTTTACTCCCCTCTTCCCACACATGTGACTGCTCTGTAATTTCCAAGGACAGACATATGACCAAGGACAGATGAGAAACCTTACTTATCCTGCACAACCAATTACTAAAGCTGTCCTGCCCAATTCCTCCAGGATGTATGTGTGCTTGTGCACATGTGtaggcatgagtgtgtgtgtgtatttatgctCACCCAAATTGCCCTAGATTATGAGATACTGAGAACTTTGTTCCAGATGAGTCTAGTTCAGATGAACACCTGCCAGATATGAGTTTGACTGTGGCCCTTGGGATGAAAAGAATTAGGagacatgaaaagaaataaagtagGCAATTCACTTGATAGAAACTTGTGAACAAAACAATGGTGGAATATTCCATTGCCATCAGATAAGCAGACACTATAGGTGATAAGAAGAAACAATCATTTATGAAACAGGTAGAAAAGATCAAATCACACAATCGCTTTTTGATTCCCACTTTCTGAAAGGTGCTTTCGGCAGAAAGTTGGatattaaaataaacagaaaaaaaaaatctctaattcTAGAACTTTCCATTGTATCATTCAATTTTTACAGTAATAAGGATGACTTTAAGTCCTTAGTATGAAGGTAAGTTTTATGCTGCTCTGTCTTGCTAGAAGGATGCTCAGAAGAGAACTCAGCAGGGAGTGAGATGAATCACTCTCTAAGGTGTCTAATTTCTCACTCCCAACTGAGTTGACAAAGGTTAGCACACTATTAAAATTCACAGTTTTGCAAAAGTATTTCATTGGTAGTCGACTCACTAAAGGTATACCAGTTCTTAGCAATTATTCCCAGAGACAGTCTACGTGTTTGCCAAATAATTTTTCTGCCTtgcatggaaaaaacaaaaaaaaaatccagtaactCCATGGTGAATAAAACATGAGTTGCTTACCAATGATAAGCTAAATGAGAGGGCAAATAGAAGATCGTTTATAACAAGAATCTCTATAGTAATTTTGAATACTAAAAAATAGATGaacaaaatcaaattaaaaagctGTTCCTTGAGCTGTTATGGGGATTTCATGAAAAGGTAGGAATATTCAGGTCAGGTAGGCATATCAGATACAATGAAATTACTATCATCtttgaatatcctttttttttttcccacctggGTAATCGATCATCCATGTGGCCCTGGAGGGAGAGAAGACAAGCTTCGTTAGTGGTCAGTGTGGCATTGTGATTCCTAGAGGCTTTGGAGGCAGACTTGTTTGTCCATGacttgtttattttatgacctgGGGAAGTTACATAAACAAGCCAAAATAAAAATCGTATCCAAAAGAAGGCCAATACAAAGGCAAATTATCAAATTTTGAGAAGCACAAACATGAGTAAACATACACTTGGTGTAAAGTACAGTCAAAGTAAAGAATGGGTCAAATCCATTGGTAATTGAGAGAAAGAAGCAATCACTACTAAATGAGAAGATCAGGGAAAGGTGACATAAAGAGGAAGCATTTAAACTTGGCCTTCAAGAGAATGAGGGGAGCAAAATGCTAGATGAAGGAAGAGACACCCATAGGGCAATGGCCACTTTCAGTACTTGGGGTACACCATGAGAAAGTATACCACTCCAGGGTCCTTCTCTCCAAGCCTCCATGTCCTCATTTCTAAATTGGTGATAACAATTCCTAACTCATAAAGTTGTTGCCAGGATTAAATGATACTAGATATTTAAGGTGTTtttcacacagtaagtgctcaataaaacaAATGTAAATAATTGGGAGTGAGTGCCCTGATGAGTGTTGGGAGACCATTACTATAAACCATCCAAACACTCCTGCTCAAaatcccaccctccttcccctgTACCCAGTGAAGCCCAGTGAAGAAGGGAGGGCAGCAGGCGCATCATGAACAAAGTCTTTGAAGGCAAACCACACCTTATTTCTGAAGAAAAGGAGATCAACTGAGTGGCTTCTATAAACCACAATGATTAAACCACAGTTAAGAACACTTGAATGTGTTTAACTATAATTATAGCCTAGGTTGATTAGTTATTTTCATGACAAGACATGCACAAGAATGGGGAGGCTCTCTGATGCTGCATGACTTCCAGAGAGTAATAGACAGGGTATATACATACCACTGGGAGAAAGCAGGGACATCAGAGCACCTTCTCACTGTAACTCAGCTGAACTCATGTCTCCTGTCACCATGTCCTACAACTGCTGCTCTGGAAACTTCTCTTCCCACTACCTGCAGGGTTCCCTGTGCTACCCAGGGTCCTCCTGGGGCTCTTCCCCTCCCAGTCATCTGGTCTACAGCACTGATCTCTGCTCTCCCCGCacctgccacctgggctcctctcCCTACAGGGGCTGTCAGGAGACCAGCTCTGACCCCAGCAGCTGCCAGCTCTCCTGTGTAGTGCCCAGCCCCTACCAGACATCCTAGTACCGCCAGAGGACCTCCAAGCTCTGCAGTCCCTGCCAAGTGCCCTACACTGTGTCTCTGGGCTTTGGCTTCAGAAGCTGCCACCCCCTGAGCTATGGATCCAGAAGCCACTACTCACTGAGCTGTGGATCCAATGGCTTCAGACCCCTGGCTCATAGAGTCCATGGCTTTACTTCCCTGAGCAATAAATCAAGCTCCTGCCACTCAACATATTTTCCTTCTAGAAGATGCCAATATTCTTGTTACTGACCAACCTGGGGATCTGGCTTCTACAGACCAGCTTGTTAAAGGTTCAAGACTGAGACATCACTATTACCTGTCTCAAGGTCGACTTCAGCTATTAGTTGGCTAGAGTCTATATTCTACTACCTAGATGAATGATAATTGAAGAAAACTTCTATTAATATTAAAAGCATTTGTCTCATAGTATGCccattctgtttttcttcagtatcGCCTTACTTCTCTATTTCAAAATGGACCAAGAGgtcaatttttcttcaagtaAACCCATTTAATCTTATATTAGCTCACAAGTCTTCCTGTTTTTGTGTCTTGTTTTTCAAAAGACGtctgtgctatgagtcagaactgaccggaCGGCATCTGACAATAACACAGCACCCCTGCCCCTACTGAAAATGATTATTTCAAGAAGGAGCATGTGATCCAAATGAAACCAATGAGAAGCAAAGAGTAGTGAGGAAAAGAACTTCTGGTAAATTTCTTCTTAAGGAGTTTCTTAAATGACCCTCTATGAGAAACCATGACACTTTCATACTGAAGGCAAAATGGAGGAAAAGTTTGGAAAATCTGGCTCATAATTCTCAGATGGTAGAAATTCTATCATTCGCGTCTCCAATTGCCCATTATTGTCATAGCCAAAGTATTACATAACCGAATTATAGATGATCAAGGTTTATCCCAAGGAGGAAAATTATTTCATGATAAAGTCTCTGAGATGATGTCATATATGACCTTTTATATTATCATCTTCTAAGGGAATCTGTTTATGATTAGAAACAGAGAAAGCTGTCCAGAGACCACATCCACTTTCCATCGCATTGGGGGAATGTAAGGATCAAAGTGGACATACTTTAAATTATTAACATGGTATCATAACTTTGAAGTAATCCAGAGCCTACAATATTTTTTCTGTATGCATTGCAAGGTCCAGGGAGGGGTATATGTTACTGAGTTACTTCACAGCCTATCATACCCAGAGGAAGTTAGTCATTCCTTTACCATACTCTCTGGGGGCACATCAATGTGTTCTAGCCATAGCAGCACACCCTTTATTTATTCTCAGGAGTCACTCTCAAAGAGTATAGAATGGTTCATTCTAAAGATTATAGAGTTGTATATTTCTATCAGCATGCATAGTACTTAATAGTCTAACAATTGCAGTGTTTGGTCTGTCCTGTTAAAATTTTCATAAGTGAATTTAATAACGTTTAGGTGGCCTTAAATCTAAATGTGAATTTCAAGGCAGTAGGTAGATTTGACAAGATGCCATTGAATGTCATTTTCAACTCTAAGATATTAAGATTCTGGTAGAAAATCATAGAATGTGACAGCTGGAAAGGGCCTTTGAGAGCTTCTCATCAATCTCATTATCTTATAAGATAGCCAGAGAGGCAGAGTGACTTGTCCAAATTCATGCAGCAAATTAATGGAACCAACAGGGCTAGAAGCCAAAGTCTCTTTACTCTTGACCTACTATTACTCCATTGCTATGCTCTCTTTCTGTATTAATGGCTACACAGAAGAGAAGAAGAATGGATTTAAATTAATTTAGGTAATTTGGCATAAGTTTGAT
Protein-coding regions in this window:
- the LOC126061755 gene encoding LOW QUALITY PROTEIN: keratin-associated protein 23-1 (The sequence of the model RefSeq protein was modified relative to this genomic sequence to represent the inferred CDS: inserted 1 base in 1 codon), with translation MSYNCCSGNFSSHYLQGSLCYPGSSWGSSPPSHLVYSTDXLLSPHLPPGLLSLQGLSGDQL